A single genomic interval of Aureliella helgolandensis harbors:
- a CDS encoding ribosomal maturation YjgA family protein has product MNSTRLLYFVAAMPVVLAGLASRKYRGHLPPFLAEYAGDTLWALMLYLLISTLLARSPIRIRVSISLALAFSVETSQLYHAPWLDSIRQTTLGGLVLGFGFLWSDLVCYSIGIALGAVTEWGIVRVTGPKLENLSSD; this is encoded by the coding sequence CTTTACTTCGTTGCGGCAATGCCAGTCGTGCTTGCAGGCCTAGCTTCACGCAAGTATCGAGGGCACCTGCCGCCGTTCCTGGCCGAGTATGCCGGTGACACGCTGTGGGCATTGATGCTGTACTTGTTGATAAGTACGTTGTTAGCCAGAAGCCCAATTCGAATACGGGTGTCGATCTCGCTGGCTCTCGCTTTCTCGGTGGAAACCAGCCAGCTCTACCACGCACCTTGGCTCGACTCGATTCGCCAGACCACGCTGGGTGGCCTAGTGCTGGGCTTCGGATTTCTCTGGTCCGATCTCGTCTGCTACTCCATCGGCATCGCGCTCGGAGCCGTCACAGAATGGGGGATCGTCCGCGTTACGGGCCCCAAATTGGAGAATTTATCGAGCGATTAA